DNA sequence from the Novipirellula galeiformis genome:
CACCAACGGCAACGGAACCTCACCGGCACGGCTCAACAAAGGCGCCTGCCGACAAATCTTTGGTTCCTCTCCTGCGCTGGCAGCCAACTCTGACATCCGAGCCCAATACATCGGTGTCGAGTTTATCGAAAAGGGCTATAACACGAACTACGCTGCCGGATACCACCTCGTCCGTAACGCGCCGCTGACTTCGGGAACCGGAACCAGCATCGTGTTGAACACCCGTTCGGCAAGCCAGCGTGATTTCAAACAACGCGAAGGCACCTACGGGCCGATCCAGTTGTCAATCATTGACGGCAGCCGGATTCCTTCGTCGAGCATCGCGTTGCTTGGCGATGCCGGCCCCGGCGACATCGACGAAGCGGTTTTGGCCGTCTCGATCACCGACAGCAACGGCGAAGAACTATTGCCCCAGGGAATGTTGTTGACCGAAGCGTTCAACGACGGCCCCGCCTACGTGAACGGCAGCGATTCGATTGAGCTGGCGAAGCAAAACGCCGCGGGTGGAGCGGACACTTCGCTACCGATCAGTGCCCAAATGGCTTGTGAAAAAGGGGGAGCAACAATCGCGAAGTGCTTTGATTTCACCTCCGGCATGGGCCCTACCGGGAAGGGCGGCAACAACCTCTACCTTCAAGACACGCGTGATTGGTTCGCACTGCACGGCGGCATCGCAAACATCTTGATGGCAGACGGTTCGGTCAAACAGTTCTACGACGGACGCAACGCAGATGGGTACCTCAACCCAGGCTTCCAATTCAGCGGCGGAATCGCCAACAACCCGCAAGTCAGCGGGTACGCCGATAGCGAAGTGGAATTGATGCCCAACGAAATGTTCAATGGACTGTTCATTGATTCCGCCACCCTCAAGGGAACGTTTGAAAATAACTAAATCGGTTCGCTGCTAAAGAAAGCCGATCGAAGTCGCAAAGGAACTCGCGGCCAACATCCGGCTGCGGCGGGAAACGGGCGTGAAAAACGACGTGCCCCATCATCCAAAAGCGGGAAGGAGCGA
Encoded proteins:
- a CDS encoding DUF1559 family PulG-like putative transporter: MKTSKSGFTLIEMLVVISIIAILAALALPALAKAREAARRSTCSNNLRQFGIGLLTYAERDQVGRLCTGASDYRRDGCMDTYGWVADLVNSGSALPSDMLCPSNSGKGSEKLNDLVGTDTTNGNGTSPARLNKGACRQIFGSSPALAANSDIRAQYIGVEFIEKGYNTNYAAGYHLVRNAPLTSGTGTSIVLNTRSASQRDFKQREGTYGPIQLSIIDGSRIPSSSIALLGDAGPGDIDEAVLAVSITDSNGEELLPQGMLLTEAFNDGPAYVNGSDSIELAKQNAAGGADTSLPISAQMACEKGGATIAKCFDFTSGMGPTGKGGNNLYLQDTRDWFALHGGIANILMADGSVKQFYDGRNADGYLNPGFQFSGGIANNPQVSGYADSEVELMPNEMFNGLFIDSATLKGTFENN